A stretch of the Haliaeetus albicilla chromosome 17, bHalAlb1.1, whole genome shotgun sequence genome encodes the following:
- the HDDC2 gene encoding 5'-deoxynucleotidase HDDC2 has translation MAAGASGGRGGLLPFLRLLGQLKRVPRTGWVYRNVAKPESVSDHMYRMAMMALVTEDKSLNKDRCMRLALVHDMAECIVGDIAPADNISKEEKHRREEAAMQQLTQLLSEDLRKEIYELWEEYENQCTAEAKFVKQLDQCEMILQAFEYEELENTPGRLQDFYDSTAGKFVHPEILQLVSLINTERNKKLAATSHPHS, from the exons ATGGCGGCGGGGGCgagcggcggccgcggcggcctGCTGCCCTTCCTGCggctgctggggcagctgaaG AGAGTACCGCGGACGGGATGGGTGTACAGGAACGTGGCGAAGCCAGAGAGCGTATCCGATCATATGTACAGGATGGCGATGATGGCTTTGGTGACCGAAGACAAAAGCCTTAACAAGGACAG ATGCATGCGATTAGCTTTGGTTCATGATATGGCTGAATGCATTGTTGGAGATATTGCTCCTGCAGATAATATCTCAAAAGAGGAGAAACACAGGAGAGAAGAG gcagcTATGCAACAACTGACCCAGCTTCTGTCAGAGGacctcagaaaagaaatatatgaaCTCTGGGAA GAATATGAAAACCAGTGTACTGCAGAAGCCAAGTTTGTAAAACAGTTGGATCAGTGCGAGATGATACTGCAAGCATTTGAGTACGAAGAGTTGGAAAACACACCTGGCAGACTGCAGGATTTTTACGATTCAACTGCTG gaAAGTTTGTTCACCCAGAAATACTCCAGCTTGTGTCTTTGATTaacacagaaaggaataaaaaattaGCTGCTACATCTCATCCACACTCCTGA